In the Variovorax sp. S12S4 genome, one interval contains:
- a CDS encoding DUF1840 domain-containing protein, translating into MLYKFQSRATPDFVMLEVHARQLLDIVGKPAAPQGIITVEQIPAAIAALESALAREASNAPHNHDDHVVEGHGDDAEKQHVSLHQRAAPLLHMLRDSLAEKKDVTWGT; encoded by the coding sequence ATGCTGTATAAATTTCAGTCGCGGGCTACGCCTGACTTCGTGATGCTGGAGGTGCATGCGCGCCAGCTGCTCGACATCGTCGGCAAGCCGGCCGCGCCCCAGGGCATCATCACCGTCGAGCAGATTCCCGCCGCCATCGCGGCGCTCGAGTCGGCGCTGGCACGCGAGGCCAGCAACGCCCCCCACAACCACGACGACCACGTCGTCGAAGGCCACGGCGATGACGCCGAAAAGCAGCATGTGAGCCTGCACCAGCGCGCCGCGCCGCTGCTTCACATGCTGCGAGATTCGCTGGCCGAGAAAAAAGACGTCACTTGGGGCACCTGA
- a CDS encoding SAM-dependent methyltransferase — protein sequence MQSLIPKIESQLASLPVPIALELPDGRRVAKPGSRVTLAFSEWSALAKLAARQVGAIGEAYVEGKVQIEGAMRDLIDATVGMLPGNPAETNTTWWTRLARLAKSRGSHSLNKDAEQIQFHYDVSDDFYALWLDPRRVYSCAYFRTPDLTLAQAQEAKLDHICRKLLLQPGERFLDIGSGWGGLLMWAAEHYGVDATGITLSKNQHAHVQRLIDEKGLQGRVRVELRDYRELSADAPFDKIASVGMFEHVGAANMPTYFRKIHSLLKPGGLVLNHGITSGQLDYRQLGAGMGDFIEKYIFPGGELLHVTHVLRETAAAGLEMVDTESLRPHYARTLWAWSDALEAQLGTAREVLERTGGPQSRNAERILRAYRLYLAGSAMSFEQGWISLHQMLSTKPDGRVEHGALRGSQSVYPFARDYIYK from the coding sequence ATGCAAAGCTTGATACCCAAGATCGAGTCGCAGCTTGCGTCGCTGCCCGTGCCCATCGCGCTGGAATTGCCTGATGGCCGAAGAGTTGCCAAGCCGGGGTCCCGTGTCACCCTGGCGTTCAGCGAGTGGTCGGCGCTGGCCAAGCTGGCCGCCCGCCAGGTGGGCGCCATTGGCGAGGCGTATGTAGAAGGCAAGGTCCAGATCGAAGGCGCAATGCGCGACCTGATCGACGCAACGGTCGGCATGCTGCCCGGCAACCCCGCCGAGACCAACACCACCTGGTGGACCCGCCTGGCCCGGCTCGCCAAGTCCCGCGGCTCGCACTCACTGAACAAGGATGCGGAGCAGATCCAGTTTCACTACGACGTTTCGGACGACTTCTACGCGCTGTGGCTCGACCCGCGCCGGGTTTACTCGTGCGCGTACTTCCGCACCCCCGACCTGACGCTTGCCCAGGCGCAGGAAGCCAAGCTCGACCACATCTGCCGCAAGCTGCTGCTGCAGCCCGGCGAGAGGTTCCTGGACATCGGCTCCGGCTGGGGCGGCCTGCTGATGTGGGCGGCCGAGCATTACGGCGTGGACGCCACCGGCATCACGCTGTCGAAGAACCAGCATGCGCATGTACAGCGGCTCATCGACGAAAAAGGCCTGCAGGGCCGGGTGCGCGTGGAGCTGCGCGACTACCGCGAGCTTTCCGCCGATGCGCCTTTCGACAAGATCGCGTCGGTCGGCATGTTCGAGCACGTGGGTGCGGCCAACATGCCGACCTATTTCCGCAAGATCCATTCGCTGCTGAAGCCCGGCGGCCTGGTGTTGAACCACGGCATTACCTCGGGCCAGCTCGACTACCGGCAGCTGGGCGCGGGCATGGGCGATTTCATCGAGAAGTACATCTTCCCGGGCGGCGAGCTGCTGCATGTGACGCATGTGCTGCGCGAAACGGCTGCCGCGGGGCTGGAGATGGTCGACACAGAAAGCCTGCGCCCGCATTACGCGCGCACGCTCTGGGCCTGGTCGGACGCGCTCGAGGCGCAGCTCGGCACCGCACGCGAAGTGCTGGAGCGCACCGGCGGGCCCCAGAGCCGCAATGCCGAGCGCATCTTGCGGGCGTATCGCCTGTACCTGGCGGGCTCCGCCATGAGCTTCGAGCAGGGGTGGATCTCACTGCACCAGATGCTTTCCACCAAGCCGGACGGCAGGGTGGAGCACGGTGCGCTGCGCGGTTCGCAATCGGTGTACCCTTTTGCCCGTGACTACATCTACAAGTGA
- a CDS encoding bifunctional salicylyl-CoA 5-hydroxylase/oxidoreductase, translating into MDLQRILCIGGGPAGLYFALLMKARNPALDITVVERNRPFDTFGWGVVLSDQTLANLAAADGETAALIGNEFHHWDDIQVFFKGRQVRSGGHGFCGIGRKRLLNILQERCLALGVKLVFETDATDDQAIAAQYNADLVIASDGLNSRIRQRYADVFKPDIDLRNCRFVWLGTNQTFDAFTFAFEQTEHGWFQAHAYQFDDKTSTFIVETPEAVWKAHGLDQMEQPEAIAFCEKLFAKYLGGHPLISNATHLRGSANWIRFPRVVCERWTHRIDVQDRSVPVVLMGDAAHTAHFSIGSGTKLALEDAIDLANEFERGGTVDHVLEGYEARRSVEVLKIQNAARNSTEWFENVPRYTGMQIEQFAYSLLTRSQRISHENLRVRDTEWLGGYERWLAGGKPVAPMLMPLTVRGLTLKNRILVSPMATYSAVDGVPQDFLLVHLGARALGGAAMVFVEMTSPTPEGRITPGCTGLYDDMQQAAFKRIVDFVHTQSSAKIAMQLGHSGAKGSTRVGWEGTDEPLESGNWPLLSASAVAYGEQNQLPAAMTREQMDDMRERFVESTRRAAECGFDWLELHCAHGYLLSAFISPLTNLRTDEYGGGIEARCRYPLEVFRAMRAAWPEDKPMSVRISAHDWAPGGNTDADAVIVARLFKEAGADFIDVSSGQTTRAAKPVYGRMYQTPFSDRIRNEVGISTIAVGAITDADQANSIIAAGRADLCAIARPHLADPAWTLHEAAKLQSRDVDWPKQYLSGRDQMYREIAKQQQMAAAANAAMAAQNNEETH; encoded by the coding sequence ATGGACCTTCAACGCATCCTGTGCATCGGCGGCGGGCCCGCCGGGCTGTATTTCGCGCTGCTGATGAAGGCGCGCAACCCGGCGCTCGACATCACCGTGGTCGAGCGCAACCGCCCGTTCGACACCTTTGGCTGGGGCGTTGTGCTCAGCGACCAGACGCTGGCCAACCTGGCGGCGGCGGACGGCGAGACCGCGGCGCTCATCGGCAACGAGTTCCATCACTGGGACGACATCCAGGTGTTCTTCAAGGGCCGCCAGGTGCGCTCGGGCGGGCATGGCTTCTGCGGCATCGGCCGCAAGCGGTTGCTGAACATCCTGCAGGAGCGCTGCCTGGCGCTGGGCGTGAAGCTGGTGTTCGAAACCGACGCGACGGACGACCAGGCGATTGCCGCCCAGTACAACGCCGACCTGGTGATTGCCAGCGACGGGCTCAACAGCCGCATCCGCCAGCGCTATGCCGATGTGTTCAAGCCCGACATCGACCTGCGCAACTGCCGCTTCGTGTGGCTGGGCACGAACCAGACTTTCGACGCATTTACCTTTGCTTTCGAGCAGACCGAGCACGGCTGGTTCCAGGCGCACGCCTACCAGTTCGACGACAAGACATCCACCTTCATCGTCGAAACGCCCGAGGCGGTGTGGAAGGCCCACGGCCTCGACCAGATGGAGCAGCCCGAGGCCATCGCCTTCTGCGAGAAGCTGTTCGCCAAGTACCTGGGCGGCCATCCGCTCATCAGCAACGCCACGCACCTGCGCGGCTCGGCCAACTGGATCCGCTTTCCGCGCGTGGTGTGCGAACGTTGGACGCACCGCATCGACGTGCAGGACCGCTCGGTGCCCGTGGTGCTGATGGGCGACGCGGCGCACACGGCGCATTTCTCGATCGGCTCGGGCACCAAGCTCGCGCTCGAAGACGCGATCGACCTGGCGAATGAATTCGAGCGCGGCGGCACTGTCGACCACGTGCTCGAAGGCTACGAGGCACGCCGCAGCGTCGAGGTGCTCAAGATCCAGAACGCGGCGCGCAACTCTACGGAATGGTTCGAAAACGTGCCGCGCTACACCGGCATGCAGATCGAGCAGTTTGCCTATTCATTGCTCACGCGCTCGCAGCGCATCAGCCACGAGAACCTGCGCGTGCGCGACACCGAATGGCTCGGCGGCTACGAGCGCTGGCTTGCGGGCGGCAAGCCGGTGGCGCCCATGCTGATGCCGCTTACCGTGCGCGGCCTCACGTTGAAGAACCGCATCCTGGTGTCGCCGATGGCCACCTACAGCGCGGTCGACGGTGTGCCGCAAGATTTCTTGCTGGTGCACCTGGGCGCGCGCGCGCTCGGCGGCGCCGCCATGGTGTTCGTCGAAATGACGAGCCCGACGCCCGAAGGCCGCATCACCCCCGGCTGCACCGGCCTCTACGACGACATGCAGCAGGCCGCGTTCAAGCGCATCGTCGACTTCGTGCACACGCAGTCGAGCGCGAAGATCGCCATGCAGCTCGGCCACAGCGGGGCGAAGGGTTCGACGCGCGTGGGCTGGGAAGGCACCGACGAGCCCCTGGAGAGCGGCAACTGGCCGCTGCTGTCCGCCAGCGCGGTGGCCTATGGCGAGCAGAACCAGTTGCCGGCCGCCATGACGCGCGAGCAGATGGACGACATGCGCGAACGGTTCGTCGAATCCACCCGTCGCGCGGCCGAATGCGGCTTCGACTGGCTCGAGCTGCACTGCGCGCACGGCTACCTGCTGTCAGCCTTCATCAGCCCGCTGACCAACCTGCGCACCGATGAGTACGGCGGAGGCATCGAAGCGCGCTGCCGCTACCCGCTCGAAGTGTTCCGCGCGATGCGCGCTGCCTGGCCTGAAGACAAGCCGATGAGCGTGCGTATCTCCGCGCACGACTGGGCGCCGGGCGGCAACACCGACGCGGATGCGGTCATCGTCGCCCGGCTCTTCAAGGAAGCCGGCGCCGATTTCATCGACGTGTCTTCCGGCCAGACCACGCGCGCCGCAAAGCCCGTGTATGGCCGCATGTACCAGACGCCGTTCTCGGACCGCATCCGCAACGAGGTCGGCATCTCGACCATTGCAGTGGGCGCCATCACCGATGCGGACCAGGCCAACAGCATCATTGCGGCCGGACGTGCCGACCTCTGCGCCATCGCGCGCCCGCACCTTGCCGACCCCGCCTGGACGCTGCACGAAGCCGCGAAGCTGCAGAGCCGCGATGTCGATTGGCCGAAGCAGTACCTGAGCGGCCGCGACCAGATGTACCGCGAGATCGCCAAGCAGCAGCAGATGGCCGCGGCGGCCAATGCCGCAATGGCCGCGCAGAACAACGAGGAGACGCACTGA
- a CDS encoding MarR family winged helix-turn-helix transcriptional regulator, whose product MDLEARAHSEHPEALRLWLRLLTCTQLIEKQVRNELRSQFSTTLPRFDLMSQLERAPDGLKMNELSRRMMVTGGNVTGITDQLVTEGLVERVDVEGDRRAWRVRLTARGRKLFNEMAQQHEDWIVDAFAGLSAKEIAQLHKLLGKVKQHSHSQMAEAE is encoded by the coding sequence ATGGACCTCGAAGCGCGCGCCCACAGCGAACACCCCGAGGCCTTGCGCCTCTGGCTGCGGCTCCTCACCTGCACGCAGCTGATCGAGAAGCAGGTGCGCAACGAACTGCGCTCGCAGTTCTCGACCACACTGCCGCGCTTCGATTTGATGTCGCAGCTCGAGCGCGCGCCCGACGGCCTGAAGATGAACGAGCTCTCGCGCCGCATGATGGTGACGGGCGGCAACGTGACCGGCATCACCGACCAGCTGGTGACCGAAGGGCTGGTGGAGCGCGTCGACGTCGAGGGCGACCGGCGCGCCTGGCGCGTGCGTCTTACCGCCCGCGGCCGCAAGCTCTTCAATGAAATGGCGCAGCAGCACGAAGACTGGATCGTCGATGCCTTCGCGGGACTCAGCGCCAAGGAGATCGCGCAGCTTCACAAGCTGCTCGGCAAGGTCAAGCAACACTCACACAGCCAGATGGCGGAGGCCGAATGA